The stretch of DNA GCAGCAACTTGGGGCAACCTTGTTCATCGCACACTACACGCACCACATCTTTGAGCCAGACAAGGCGACCATCCGATGCGATCGCGCGATACTGGAATTCGTGGTCTTTTGCTTGATTGGTTGCACTCACGCAAAAATTAACGCACCAGTCGCGGTCTTCCGGATGCAGCAAGTAATCCTGCCAAAACGTCGGCTCATCTAACCACTGACCGATCGGATAGCCGAGAATATCTTGAGCGCGATCGCTAACAAACGTGAATTTCCACGTCACAGCGTCCATTTCCCAGACAATCGCATCCAGTCCTTGCACTAGCTCGACAAAGCGTCGATGTGCCTCTGCTGCACTTCGTGCCGCTACTTCCTGCTCAGCTGCTTCGCTAATGCTAACAGCCAGCGCTGTTGCTGATGCCTCAGCCTCTCGGTGTGCCGCTTCTAACTCCGTCTCACTCATCCTCAAGTCTTCTTTTCAGTACGACCAGCTCAAGATGCCCGACTGTTTGCCCAGGCTCCAAACGTTCCAGCAGCTTACTTTTGAGTAAATTCCGGGGCAATCCGATCTGTCTTTGCCGCCATTATAAAATCGTTCCGGTGCAAACCAGAAATCGCGTGAGTCCACCAGCTCACCGTCACCTTCCCCCACTCCGTCAGCAACGCCGGGTGATGCCCTTCCGCTTCCGCCGCTTCGCCCACTTTATTGGTGAACGCTAGCGCCGTCTGAAAATCTGCAAACTTGTAGGTGCGCTTGAGCCGCGATTCTCCCTCCTCTTCCACAATGTTCCAATCTGGAATCTCTGGTTTGAGTTCTGCGATATCCGCCTCAGTAACGCGCGGCGCATCTTTATGACAGGCAATACACTTTTCTTGTGTCAGATTTGCCATATTTCCCTATTTTCGGCACTTAAGTTGTCCGATTTTACCCAAGTGTCTGTTTTTGCACGTCTGCCGTAATGCGGATTTTGAAGGGAAGGATAGGTGGGTGCGATCGCGCTAAGCCGTCTTTAACCACTTCAGCAAGGCGCTTTAATAGCATTGATGTAAAAAAACTGGTTGGATTCTTCAATGTTGCCAATCACCAGAAAGCCAGCGTTCATAATCTGAGCAAGCAAATCCGACTGTTTCTCTAGCCAGCGGTTTATAGGTTCAGAAATTTTCAATAAACCACCGAACTTAAGCACGCGATAGGCTTCCTTAAGATAATCTGGATAGTTGATGCCCATTAGAGAAAGAGAAAAGACAGCAACATCAAGTTTTTCGTCTTCTAAGGGAGTGTGAGCAATATCGCAGGCGATCACGGTTTCATTGATGGCAATGTGATCGAACGAGTAAACCTTGTTCGGCACAGATTCAGCAAGTTTGGCTTCACCGCAACCAAAGTCACCTACAACCCAGTCAGGACGTTTTTCAAGGGACTTAGCGATCTTTTCGTAGGGGATTTCAGACCAAGTTTTTCGCGCCTCACGGTAGAGTGTGTGATACAAGTACCATTCCTCTGGATTCTGATTTAGTCGTTCATGGGTAGTTTGGCTGTAGGCGCTGTTGAAGCGACTGTTCATCATAGAGAAATCGCCAAACCGACGCAGAGCAATTTGTGTCTCGAATTCTGGCAAGGGGACTTTTAACTGGGTACGCTCGAAGACGAAAACCCCATCTTTTTCCACCCGCGAAATCCACGCTTGTAGAGCCTCATTTGCCTTCTTTTGCATGGTTTCGGGTGATGCCAGTTCCCCTCCAGGAATAACCCCATCTATAGCAGCATCAGCGAGAGTTTTTTTCCACTGAATTCGATGCCACCGCATTTTATCCCAAGACCAGATATCATCTTTGTACGAGAGAACAACCTGCGGGATGATTACCTCAACTTTCTCGAAGGCTGAGCCTTGTCGGTAGAGTCGTCCAATGAGTTGTTCGTACTCGGCGCTAGTCCAAGGCAAACTG from Coleofasciculus sp. FACHB-T130 encodes:
- a CDS encoding 4a-hydroxytetrahydrobiopterin dehydratase codes for the protein MANLTQEKCIACHKDAPRVTEADIAELKPEIPDWNIVEEEGESRLKRTYKFADFQTALAFTNKVGEAAEAEGHHPALLTEWGKVTVSWWTHAISGLHRNDFIMAAKTDRIAPEFTQK